The genomic region AAATAGGCTGTGGGTAAGTCGACAACAACTGGTCAAATTATCCACAACTTTACCACCACTAAAATCTCTGACGACCACCGGCCCTTTTAGATTTTCCACAAGATTAACAGCCCTTATTACTATTATTTTTTATTTATTAATTAATAATATATATAAGGGCTTCCAGCCAAGGAGAAAATAGCATGCAGTTTTCAATTAACCGTTCCGTTTTTATTAAAGCTTTAAATGATGTCAGTCGGGCAATTTCATCCCGGACTACGATTCCAATCCTAACCAATATCAAAATCGTCTTACATGAGGATGGTTTGATCCTAACTGGTTCCAATGCCGACATTTCGATTGAATCCCGGATTAACCAGCAAGATGAGGATGCTAACTTAAAGATTGAAAGCACTGGTGGCATTACCCTACCAGCCACCTTCTTTATCAACATCGTTAAGCACTTACCTGCCCAAGAAATGCAGATTACCGTTGAAGGAATGCAGGCCTTAATTACTTCTGGTTCAGCGGCCTTTAAGATTAATGGTCAAGATATCCAGAACTATCCGCAGTTGCCAACGATGGAAGATGCTCAAACCTTGAAGGTTTCCGCGGCCCAGCTTAGTGACATTATTTCCCAGACTAAGATTTCAGCTTCGACCCAGGAAAGTCGGCCAATCTTGACCGGGGTCCATCTCCAGTTGCGTGGCAACAGTGTGAAGGCGGTTACGACCGACTCCCACCGTCTTTCCCAACGGATTGTTAACCTAACCGGGGCCGAAAGTGATGTGGACGCGGACGTGATTATCCCGGCCAAGTCCTTTAATGAACTCCAGCCCCTTTTGGAGGGTCAGGAACGGGTTGAAATTAAGCTATCTAGCAATCAGGCTGTCTTTGACTTGGGTGAGACAACCTTCTACTCCCGTCTCTTAGAGGGTAAGTATCCTGAAACTGACCGCCTGATTCCATCCGAAAGCACCACGGAACTAAAGATTGATGCCAATGATCTCCTCGGCGCCATTGACCGGGCAAGCCTGCTCAGCCACGAAAGTCGTAACAACGTGGTTGAATTGGTCTTGGCGGGTGGCAAAGCCCAATTAAGTGGTAGTTCCCAAGAAGTTGGTCAGGTTAAGGAAACCTTGGCCACCCAGGCGGTAACCGGGGATGACCTGGATATCTCCTTTAACCCCGACTATGTCCGTGATGCGCTGCGGGTATTAAACGGTCAGGAAGTTGAACTGAAGTTCACCACCAACCTCCGACCTTTCATTATCATTCCCGATGGTGAAACCGATAATAAACAGCTTCAACTAATTACCCCAGTCCGGACATTTTAAGACGGACACATTTAGGCCCTGTTCGGGCCTTTTTTGGTGCATAAAAACACAAAATAACCTCAAAAACCAAATTTAAGCGTTTTTATGCCTGAGAGGTGTTGCACCATTAAAAACGGTTAAAAGCGTTTTAAGACCCCTCCTAGGCTTTATTTTTTAAAAAATGGTATAATGGGGACTGTAAGTTGTGATGATAAGGAGTGCGGTTAGTGCCGGTATCAGTTGCGATTACAAGTGAATACATCACCCTGGGACAGCTCCTAAAAATTGAAAACTTGATCCGCTCGGGCGGCCAGGCGAAGCAATTTTTGGCAACTCACCCAGTAACCCTAAACCAGGAAAGCGAACAGCGCCGTGGTAAGAAGCTTTACCCGGGCGACCAGGTTGAGGTGGCTGGTCAGCTATATGAGATTAGCGCCCCATCCCCAGCAGAACTGGCCGAGCAAGCCAATTTAAAGGCGCGGGAGAAGGCCCTGCAGGCGCAATACCGGCAGTCCCATCCTAAGCGGACACCGGCCGGAGACGGGCGGCAGCCACGGGGACCGGGTTCGTGGAATTAAAGAATTTAAAACTCCACCATTTCCGGAACTACACTGACTTGGATTTGAGTTTTCAACCCGGCGTTAACGTATTCTTAGGTGAGAATGCTCAGGGTAAGACCAATCTCTTGGAGAGCATCTACGCCTTGGCACTGACTCGCTCCCACCGGACCAACAATGACCGCGATTTAATTGAATGGGGAGAGAAGGAAGCGAGCGTCAGTGGTCGGGTGGCTCACCGCTATGGTGAGACCCCAATTTCTCTGTCCTTTAGTTCGAAAGGGAAGCACGCTCGGGTGAACCATCTGGATCAAAGCCGCCTGTCAGATTATATTGGTCAGCTCAATATCATTGTCTTTGCCCCGGAGGATTTAGCCTTGGTCAAGGGTTCACCGAGCGTACGTCGGCGTTTCATTGATATGGAGTTTGGCCAGATGAATCCGGCCTACCTGCATAACACGAGTTTGTACCGGCAAGTGTTAAAGGAACGGAACGCCTACCTGAAACGTTTGCAGCTCAAGCAGACCCAGGACCGGGTATTCCTAGACGTCTTGACCGACCAGTTGGTCGAAGCTGGGAGCAAGGTGATTGCCGCCCGGGCTGATTTTATTAAACGGTTAGCCCAGGCGGCCCAACCGATTCACGCCGAGGTTTCAGACCAACGGGAGCAGCTAGACCTGGCCTATAAGACCTTGGTTTCCAGCCCTGATTTAACGGCCATGTCAATCGATGAGATTGCCAAAGAGTTCCGGGCAGCCTTGGACCGCCAGGCCGAGCGGGAGATTTTGATGGGGACAACCTTGGTTGGGCCCCACCGGGATGACTTCCAGGTTCTGGTTAACGACAACGATGTTGCCGTTTTCGGTTCCCAGGGTCAGCAGCGGACCGCGGCCCTGGCCATTAAATTGGCCGAGATAGACCTGATGCAGGCTGAAACCGGTGAGTACCCGGTCCTGCTCTTAGACGATGTCTTAAGCGAACTGGATGCCAGTCGGCAGACCCACCTGTTACTGGCCATCCAAGATAAGGTACAAACCTTTTTAACGGCCCCTAGCCTCAGTGAGGTGGCCCGGCAACTGATTACCGAGCCCAAGGTCTTTCACGTGAATGCCGGTAAAATCGAAGCAGAATCGCCCCAGTAAGGCGGATACATACCAAATAAAGAGGGAATTATGACAGACCGCGATAATGCAGAGCAATCATTTACCGAAGAAGAAGAGGAATTGATTACTGACGACGCTGTAATCCAGCAGGCCGGCAGGATGGATTCGGATGCCGGTGAGTATAATGCCGACCAGATTCAGGTCTTGGAAGGGTTGGAAGCCGTTCGTAAGCGTCCCGGCATGTACATCGGGACTACGACAGCCCAGGGCCTGCACCACCTAGTCTGGGAAATCGTTGATAACGGGATTGATGAGGCCCTCGCCGGCTTTGCTAGCCATATTTCCGTTACCATCGAAAAAGATAATTCCATTACCGTGACCGACGATGGCCGGGGAATTCCAGTTGATATCCAGACCAAGACTGGTAAGCCCGCCTTAGAAACGGTCTTTACCATCCTGCACGCCGGCGGTAAGTTTGGCGGCGGCGGTTACAAGGTTTCTGGTGGTCTGCACGGGGTCGGTGCCTCAGTCGTTAACGCCCTGTCAACCAACCTGGATGTTAAAGTCGTCCGGGAAGGCAAGGTTTATTACATGGACTTTGCTACCGGCCGGGTTAAGACGCCAATGACGGTGCTGAGTGAATCAGCCCCAATTGAGCGCGGTACAATCGTGCACTTTAAGCCCGACCCTGATATTTTCCAGGAAACCACAGTCTTCAACTACAAGACCCTGCTGACCCGAGTTCGGGAACTGGCCTTTTTGAATAAGGGTCTGCGGATTTCAATTACCGATAAGCGGCCCGAAGAACCAGTGAGCGAAAGTTTCTGCTACCAAGGTGGCATCAAGGAATACGTCAGCTACCTGGACGAAGGTAAGGAAACCCTCTTCCCCGAACCAGTTTACGTCGAAGGTGAGGAAAAGGACATCGTGGTTGAGGTGGCTTTGCAGTACACCACTGATATCAAGGAAAACCTGCGCACCTTTACTAACAATATCAACACCTACGAAGGTGGTACCCATGAGACTGGCTTTAAATCTGCCCTGACCCGGGTAATTAATGACTATGCTCATAAGAGCGGTCAGTTAAAGGATGGGGCTGAGAGTCTGACTGGTGAAGATGTCCGTGAAGGGATGACAGCGATTGTCTCTATTAAGCATCCCGATCCCCAGTTTGAGGGTCAGACCAAGACCAAGTTGGGTAACTCGGATGCCCGTCAGGCCACCGACCGGACTTTCTCTGAAACCTTTAGCCGCTTTATGATGGAAAATCCGTCGGTGGCTAAGCGGATTGTTGAAAAGGGTATCCTAGCCCAGAAGGTCCGCCTGTCAGCTAAGCGGGCCCGGGAAATGACCCGGAAGCAGTCTGGCTTAGAGATTGGTAACCTGCCTGGTAAGCTGGCGGACAACACCTCTAAGGATCCAGAGATTTCAGAACTCTTCATCGTCGAGGGTGATTCCGCCGGGGGTTCGGCTAAGCAGGGCCGTAACCGGTTGACCCAGGCCATCCTCCCCATTCGCGGTAAGATTCTAAACGTTGGTAAGGCCTCCCTGGACCGGGTTTTGGCCAACGAAGAAATCCGTTCCCTTTTCACCGCCATGGGTAGTGGCTTTGGTAATGACTTTGATGTCACTAAGGCCAACTATCACAAGGTGATTATCATGACCGATGCCGATGTCGACGGGGCCCATATCCGGACCCTGTTGCTGACGCTCTTTTACCGGTACATGCGGCCCCTGGTCGATGCTGGCTATATTTACATTGCCCAGCCACCACTTTACGGGGTTTCACTGGGAAATAATAAGGAACTACACTACATCGATTCCGATGAAGAGCTAGAGGATTACCTGGCCCAGCTGCCATCAAACGCTAAGCCAAAGGTTCAGCGTTATAAGGGATTGGGTGAAATGGACTACGACCAGTTGGCCGATACGACCATGGATCCGGCTCACCGGCGCCTGTTGCGGGTCGACCCGGCTGATGCCCAGGAGGCGGATGCCGTGATTGACATGCTGATGGGTGGCGATGTGCCGCCACGGCGTCAGTTCATTGAAGATAATGCGGTCTTTGTAGAAGACCTAGATATTTAAAACGGCAGGAGCCTTTGCAAAAGGAGTAATACACCATGCCAGAAGCAAGTGACAGTCGCATTCAAAACATCCATCTGTCCGAACAAATGAAGACTTCGTTTTTATCATATGCGATGTCAGTTATCGTTGCCCGGGCCTTGCCGGATGTGCGCGACGGGATGAAGCCGGTGCACCGTCGGATTTTGTATTCGATGATTGAGCAGGGGAACACCCCCGATAAGCCCCATAAAAAGTCTGCCCGTATCGTGGGGGATGTAATGGGAAAGTACCATCCCCACGGTGATTCAGCGATTTATGAATCAATGGTCCGGATGGCCCAGCCATTTTCTTACCGTTACATGTTAGTTGACGGTCATGGAAACTTTGGTTCGGTCGACGGGGATGGTGCCGCGGCCATGCGTTATACCGAAGCCCGTTTGAGCAAGGTTGCCATGGAAATGGTCCGTGATCTGAATAAGGACACGGTCGATTTTGTACCCAACTACGATGGTGAAGAACGTGAGCCGGAAGTGTTACCGGCCCGGATTCCTAACCTATTAGTTAATGGGGCGACTGGTATTGCGGTCGGGATGACTACTAATATTCCGACCCATAACTTGGGTGAGGTGATTTCAGCCCTCCACGTTTTGATGCAAAATCCTGATGCGACTACGTCTGATTTGATGGAAGTCCTGCCGGGACCTGATTTCCCCACTGGCGGCATTGTCATGGGCAAGTCCGGAATTCGCCGGGCCTATGAAACTGGCCGGGGTACCATTACGGTGCGGGCCAAGGTTGATATTGAGACGCAAAAGAACGGCCGGGAACAAATCATTGTCACTGAGCTGCCCTTTGCGGTTAACAAGGCCCGCTTGATTGAGCGGATTTCCGAACTGGTTCGGGATAAGAAAATCGATGGCATCACGGCCATCCGGGACGAATCGGACCGTGATGGACTGCGGATTGCTATTGATGTGCGCCGGGATGCGTCGGCCAGTGTCATTCTAAATAACCTCTACAAGCAGACCTTGCTGCAGACCGGCTTTAGCTTTAACATGCTGGCCATCGACCACGGGGCTCCTAAAACTTTGAACTTAAAGGAAATCCTGGTCGCCTACTTGGAGCACCAACGTTCAGTTATTCGGCGGCGGACGGCCTTTGAATTACAGAAGGCTGAGGCCCGGGCCCATATCTTAGAAGGGTTGCGGATTGCCTTAGATCATATCGATGCCATCATCGAAATTATCCGTTCTTCTAAGACCTCAGACGAGGCTAAGACCCGCCTGATTGATGGCTACTCCCTGTCAAGTAAGCAGGCCCAAGCCATCTTGGACATGCGGCTGGTCCGTCTGACTGGTTTGGAGCGGGACAAGATTGAAGATGAATATCAGAAATTAGTCGTCACAATTGCGGACTTGAAGGACATCCTCGCCCATGAAGAACGGATTGATAAGCTGATTTATGATGAGCTGGTTGAGATCCAGCACCGCTTTGGTGATGAACGTCGGACCGAGCTACAGGTCGGTGATGTCACCAGCATCGAAGATGAAGACCTAATTGAAGAAGAAAACGTGGTGGTTACCCTAACCCACAACGGCTATATTAAGCGCGTACCAGCGGCCGAGTTTAAGGCCCAGAACCGTGGTGGCCGTGGTGTCCAAGGGATGAATGTTAACGATGAGGATTTTGTCGAGCAGATGGTGGCAACCTCAACCCATGACACCCTCTTCTTCTTTACCAACACAGGTAAGGTTTATCGGATGAAGGGTTACGAGATCCCAGAGTACGGCCGCCAAGCCAAGGGTATCCCAGTTGTTAACCTCTTAAACATTAATTCTGATGAAACTATCCAGACCATGATTAAGGTGCCTGGTGAGGCGCAACACAGTGACGATAACCTCTTCTTTGTTACCCGCCAGGGTGTGGTTAAGCGGACGGCGGTGACCGAATTTGCTAACATTCGGACCAATGGTTTGCGGGCTTTAACCCTGCACGATGATGATGAAGTGCTAGCAGTTTTGATTACTAACGGTGACCAGAACGTGATTATTGCTACGCGTGGTGGTTATTCGGTTAGCTTCTCTGAGACCACGGTCCGCGTGATGGGTCGTTCGGCGGCCGGGGTTCGTGGTATCCGTCTACGTGAAGGTGACCAGGTTGTTGGTGCCGGTAAGCTTGAAGAAGATGACCAGGTACTGGTTGTGACCGAGAATGGTTATGGTAAGCAGACGCCAGCGAGCGAGTATCCAATCAAGGGTCGCGGTGGTAAGGGAATCAAGACTGCCGCCATTACGGAAAAGAATGGTCCCCTAGCCGCCATGGCAACGGTCCGTGGCGATGAAGATATCATGGTGACGACTGATCACGGCGTGATGATTCGCTTCAGTGTTGCCGATGTCAGCCAAACTGGCCGCGCTACCCAGGGTGTCCGCTTAATGCGTTTGGAACCAGGTAGCAAGGTGGCCACGGTTACGAAATTAGACGTAGCTGAAGTTGATGACTTAGCAGAAGAGTCAGCAGCGGACGCAGCACCAAGTGACAGTGGTTTACCAAGTGAAAATCAGTAAATTAATTAAAAGCAGCGACGAGAGTCGCTGCTTTTTTTAATCAATCTCTTCACGGAGGCGGGCAATAAAGCGGCGTGAAACAGGTAGATGGACGCCGTTGCTAAGGCAGACCGTGTGAGTTTTGGTTGTGTAGGTTTCCAAGCGATCAATATTAATGCAGTAGGCAGCATGAATTTGGATTAATTGGGGATGGACTTGTGGAATGTCTTTTAGGTTGGCCCGGATTTTAATCATGCCATCGGTGGTAAAGACCTCCAAGTAGTGGGTTGCCTTTTCACTGGCAATGTAAAGGATGTCGTTTAAGTTCACTTTATAAGTGTGGGCGCCATTAGGTAACTTAATGGGAATTACCGCCACGGCAGCAATCTTTTCGATGTTGTCCTGGGCCGTTTCAATTGCTTCCAGGAGGCGGTCAGCAAAGTAGCGCTCGTCATTTTTTTTAGGGATAAAATCAATGGCTGCAATATGGTATTCAAGACAGACTGGTATCAGGTCCTCATGGTGACTAATCATAATAATTTGGGCATGGGGATCTTGCTGCCGAATTAGGCGGGCAATTTCTAGGCCAGCCCGGACTACGCCCTTGATTTCAATGTCTAGGATAATAATCTTAGGCTCCGAGTCATCTTTAAAAACGGCCATGAGTTCCCGTGGGGAATCAAAAATCTTGATGGCGGGGATTAATTTTTTAATGTAA from Leuconostocaceae bacterium ESL0723 harbors:
- the yaaA gene encoding S4 domain-containing protein YaaA, with translation MPVSVAITSEYITLGQLLKIENLIRSGGQAKQFLATHPVTLNQESEQRRGKKLYPGDQVEVAGQLYEISAPSPAELAEQANLKAREKALQAQYRQSHPKRTPAGDGRQPRGPGSWN
- the gyrA gene encoding DNA gyrase subunit A: MPEASDSRIQNIHLSEQMKTSFLSYAMSVIVARALPDVRDGMKPVHRRILYSMIEQGNTPDKPHKKSARIVGDVMGKYHPHGDSAIYESMVRMAQPFSYRYMLVDGHGNFGSVDGDGAAAMRYTEARLSKVAMEMVRDLNKDTVDFVPNYDGEEREPEVLPARIPNLLVNGATGIAVGMTTNIPTHNLGEVISALHVLMQNPDATTSDLMEVLPGPDFPTGGIVMGKSGIRRAYETGRGTITVRAKVDIETQKNGREQIIVTELPFAVNKARLIERISELVRDKKIDGITAIRDESDRDGLRIAIDVRRDASASVILNNLYKQTLLQTGFSFNMLAIDHGAPKTLNLKEILVAYLEHQRSVIRRRTAFELQKAEARAHILEGLRIALDHIDAIIEIIRSSKTSDEAKTRLIDGYSLSSKQAQAILDMRLVRLTGLERDKIEDEYQKLVVTIADLKDILAHEERIDKLIYDELVEIQHRFGDERRTELQVGDVTSIEDEDLIEEENVVVTLTHNGYIKRVPAAEFKAQNRGGRGVQGMNVNDEDFVEQMVATSTHDTLFFFTNTGKVYRMKGYEIPEYGRQAKGIPVVNLLNINSDETIQTMIKVPGEAQHSDDNLFFVTRQGVVKRTAVTEFANIRTNGLRALTLHDDDEVLAVLITNGDQNVIIATRGGYSVSFSETTVRVMGRSAAGVRGIRLREGDQVVGAGKLEEDDQVLVVTENGYGKQTPASEYPIKGRGGKGIKTAAITEKNGPLAAMATVRGDEDIMVTTDHGVMIRFSVADVSQTGRATQGVRLMRLEPGSKVATVTKLDVAEVDDLAEESAADAAPSDSGLPSENQ
- the gyrB gene encoding DNA topoisomerase (ATP-hydrolyzing) subunit B, which encodes MDSDAGEYNADQIQVLEGLEAVRKRPGMYIGTTTAQGLHHLVWEIVDNGIDEALAGFASHISVTIEKDNSITVTDDGRGIPVDIQTKTGKPALETVFTILHAGGKFGGGGYKVSGGLHGVGASVVNALSTNLDVKVVREGKVYYMDFATGRVKTPMTVLSESAPIERGTIVHFKPDPDIFQETTVFNYKTLLTRVRELAFLNKGLRISITDKRPEEPVSESFCYQGGIKEYVSYLDEGKETLFPEPVYVEGEEKDIVVEVALQYTTDIKENLRTFTNNINTYEGGTHETGFKSALTRVINDYAHKSGQLKDGAESLTGEDVREGMTAIVSIKHPDPQFEGQTKTKLGNSDARQATDRTFSETFSRFMMENPSVAKRIVEKGILAQKVRLSAKRAREMTRKQSGLEIGNLPGKLADNTSKDPEISELFIVEGDSAGGSAKQGRNRLTQAILPIRGKILNVGKASLDRVLANEEIRSLFTAMGSGFGNDFDVTKANYHKVIIMTDADVDGAHIRTLLLTLFYRYMRPLVDAGYIYIAQPPLYGVSLGNNKELHYIDSDEELEDYLAQLPSNAKPKVQRYKGLGEMDYDQLADTTMDPAHRRLLRVDPADAQEADAVIDMLMGGDVPPRRQFIEDNAVFVEDLDI
- a CDS encoding LytTR family DNA-binding domain-containing protein, with the translated sequence MNYYLLEDARVDQRYIKKLIPAIKIFDSPRELMAVFKDDSEPKIIILDIEIKGVVRAGLEIARLIRQQDPHAQIIMISHHEDLIPVCLEYHIAAIDFIPKKNDERYFADRLLEAIETAQDNIEKIAAVAVIPIKLPNGAHTYKVNLNDILYIASEKATHYLEVFTTDGMIKIRANLKDIPQVHPQLIQIHAAYCINIDRLETYTTKTHTVCLSNGVHLPVSRRFIARLREEID
- the recF gene encoding DNA replication/repair protein RecF, whose product is MELKNLKLHHFRNYTDLDLSFQPGVNVFLGENAQGKTNLLESIYALALTRSHRTNNDRDLIEWGEKEASVSGRVAHRYGETPISLSFSSKGKHARVNHLDQSRLSDYIGQLNIIVFAPEDLALVKGSPSVRRRFIDMEFGQMNPAYLHNTSLYRQVLKERNAYLKRLQLKQTQDRVFLDVLTDQLVEAGSKVIAARADFIKRLAQAAQPIHAEVSDQREQLDLAYKTLVSSPDLTAMSIDEIAKEFRAALDRQAEREILMGTTLVGPHRDDFQVLVNDNDVAVFGSQGQQRTAALAIKLAEIDLMQAETGEYPVLLLDDVLSELDASRQTHLLLAIQDKVQTFLTAPSLSEVARQLITEPKVFHVNAGKIEAESPQ
- the dnaN gene encoding DNA polymerase III subunit beta, with product MQFSINRSVFIKALNDVSRAISSRTTIPILTNIKIVLHEDGLILTGSNADISIESRINQQDEDANLKIESTGGITLPATFFINIVKHLPAQEMQITVEGMQALITSGSAAFKINGQDIQNYPQLPTMEDAQTLKVSAAQLSDIISQTKISASTQESRPILTGVHLQLRGNSVKAVTTDSHRLSQRIVNLTGAESDVDADVIIPAKSFNELQPLLEGQERVEIKLSSNQAVFDLGETTFYSRLLEGKYPETDRLIPSESTTELKIDANDLLGAIDRASLLSHESRNNVVELVLAGGKAQLSGSSQEVGQVKETLATQAVTGDDLDISFNPDYVRDALRVLNGQEVELKFTTNLRPFIIIPDGETDNKQLQLITPVRTF